One window from the genome of Nomascus leucogenys isolate Asia chromosome 12, Asia_NLE_v1, whole genome shotgun sequence encodes:
- the VANGL2 gene encoding vang-like protein 2, translating into MDTESQYSGYSYKSGHSRSSRKHRDRRDRHRSKSRDGSRGDKSVTIQAPGEPLLDNESTRGDERDDNWGETTTVVTGTSEHSISHDDLTRIAKDMEDSVPLDCSRHLGVAAGATLALLSFLTPLAFLLLPPLLWREELEPCGTACEGLFISVAFKLLILLLGSWALFFRRPKASLPRVFVLRALLMVLVFLLVVSYWLFYGVRILDARERSYQGVVQFAVSLVDALLFVHYLAVVLLELRQLQPQFTLKVVRSTDGASRFYNVGHLSIQRVAVWILEKYYHDFPVYNPALLNLPKSVLAKKVSGFKVYSLGEENSTNNSTGQSRAVIAAAARRRDNSHNEYYYEEAEHERRVRKRRARLVVAVEEAFTHIKRLQEEEQKNPREVMDPREAAQAIFASMARAMQKYLRTTKQQPYHTMESILQHLEFCITHDMTPKAFLERYLAAGPTIQYHKERWLAKQWTLVSEEPVTNGLKDGIIFLLKRQDFSLVVSTKKVPFFKLSEEFVDPKSHKFVMRLQSETSV; encoded by the exons ATGGACACCGAGTCCCAGTACTCAGGCTATTCCTACAAGTCGGGCCATTCCCGCAGCTCCCGCAAGCACAG GGACCGCCGGGACCGACACCGCTCTAAGAGTCGAGATGGGAGCCGAGGGGACAAGTCGGTGACAATCCAGGCTCCCGGGGAGCCCCTGCTGGACAATGAGTCCACACGAGGGGATGAGCGG GATGACAACTGGGGGGAAACGACGACAGTAGTAACGGGCACCTCAGAGCACAGCATCTCCCACGATGACCTCACACGCATCGCCAAGGACATGGAGGACAGTGTCCCTCTGGACTGCTCCCGTCACCTAGGTGTGGCGGCGGGGGCCACCCTGGCACTGCTGTCTTTCCTCACGCCGCTGGCCTTCCTGCTGCTGCCCCCACTGCTGTGGCGGGAGGAGCTGGAGCCTTGCGGGACGGCCTGCGAGGGCCTCTTCATCTCCGTGGCCTTCAAGCTGCTCATCCTGCTGCTGGGCAGCTGGGCTCTGTTCTTCCGCCGGCCCAAGGCCTCGCTGCCCCGCGTCTTTGTGCTGCGCGCCCTGCTTATGGTGCTGGTTTTCCTGCTCGTGGTCTCCTACTGGCTCTTCTATGGCGTGCGCATCCTGGATGCTCGGGAGCGCAGCTACCAGGGCGTGGTGCAGTTCGCGGTGTCGCTGGTGGACGCCCTTCTTTTCGTGCATTACCTGGCTGTGGTCCTGCTGGAGCTGCGCCAGCTCCAGCCTCAGTTCACGCTCAAGGTCGTGCGCTCCACCGACGGCGCCAGCCGCTTCTACAATGTTGGCCATCTCAG CATCCAGCGTGTGGCAGTGTGGATCCTGGAGAAGTATTACCATGACTTCCCTGTCTACAACCCTGCCCTCCTCAACCTGCCCAAGTCCGTCCTGGCCAAGAAAGTGTCTGGCTTCAAGGTGTATTCCCTCGGAGAGG AAAACAGCACCAACAACTCCACTGGCCAGTCTCGGGCTGTGATTGCAGCGGCAGCTCGGAGGCGGGACAACAGTCACAATGAGTACTACTATGAGGAGGCTGAGCATGAGCGAAGGGTGCGCAAGAGGAGGGCCAG GCTTGTAGTGGCGGTGGAGGAGGCCTTCACTCACATTAAGCGGCTGCaggaagaggagcagaagaaCCCCAGGGAGGTGATGGACCCCCGGGAGGCAGCCCAAGCTATCTTCGCATCCATGGCCCGTGCCATGCAGAAGTACCTTCGGACCACCAAGCAGCAGCCCTACCACACCATGGAGAGCATCCTGCAGCACCTTGAATTCTGCATCACGCATGACATGACGCCCAAG GCCTTCTTGGAGCGATACTTGGCAGCTGGACCTACCATCCAGTACCACAAGGAACGCTGGCTGGCCAAACAGTGGACATTGGTGAGCGAGGAGCCAGTGACCAACGGGCTCAAGGATGGCATCATTTTCCTCTTAAAACGCCAGGACTTCAGCCTGGTGGTCAGCACCAAGAAGGTCCCATTCTTCAAACTCTCCGAGGAATTTGTGGATCCCAAGTCGCACAAGTTTGTCATGAGGCTGCAGTCTGAGACCTCAGTGTGA